In Terriglobales bacterium, one genomic interval encodes:
- a CDS encoding PilZ domain-containing protein encodes MTLRALLLCRDVRVLAVLPRLLERAKIQVERCAAAPQALERLARSKYEAVIVDCDDAAAAAEVLKSVRSAPSNRRALTLALVTGAAPAVSAGLGANFVLEKPIAAERAARVLRAAYGLMTQERRRYHRLPSNQVVYLSYDSVLDQRAVMLNLSQGGVALRGVAGVPAHRPVFLRFSLPGLGQSIEAQAETTWARGERLGVKFVKLAPTAQRRLELWLGMRLDGRDFALAPAALTLPD; translated from the coding sequence ATGACACTGCGCGCTCTCCTCCTCTGCCGCGATGTCCGGGTCCTGGCCGTGCTGCCACGCCTGCTGGAGCGGGCTAAGATCCAGGTCGAGCGTTGCGCCGCCGCGCCCCAAGCGCTGGAGCGGCTGGCGCGCAGCAAGTACGAGGCCGTGATCGTGGATTGCGACGATGCTGCGGCCGCCGCCGAGGTGCTGAAGAGCGTCCGCTCCGCCCCCTCCAACCGCCGGGCGCTGACTCTGGCACTGGTGACGGGCGCCGCTCCCGCCGTCTCCGCCGGCCTGGGCGCCAACTTCGTCCTGGAGAAGCCCATCGCCGCCGAGCGCGCGGCCCGCGTCCTGCGCGCCGCCTACGGCCTGATGACCCAGGAGCGCCGCCGCTATCACCGCCTGCCCTCCAACCAGGTCGTCTACCTCAGCTACGACAGCGTGCTTGACCAGCGGGCGGTGATGCTGAACCTGAGCCAGGGAGGGGTGGCGCTGCGCGGGGTGGCGGGCGTGCCCGCGCACCGTCCCGTGTTCCTGCGCTTCTCCCTGCCCGGGCTGGGCCAGAGCATCGAGGCCCAGGCGGAAACCACCTGGGCCCGGGGCGAGCGCCTGGGAGTGAAGTTCGTGAAGCTGGCCCCCACCGCCCAGCGGCGGCTGGAACTGTGGCTGGGGATGCGGCTGGATGGGCGCGACTTCGCCTTGGCGCCCGCCGCTCTGACTCTGCCGGACTGA